Proteins found in one Xenopus laevis strain J_2021 chromosome 1L, Xenopus_laevis_v10.1, whole genome shotgun sequence genomic segment:
- the msmo1.L gene encoding methylsterol monooxygenase 1, with translation MASNDSTGILSSAYIAAEYIDTLLPDNPLQPSFKYAWNYMMDNYTKFQIATWGSLLVHELIYFLFCLPGFLFQFLPFMQKYKIQQDKPETWESQWRCFKMLLFNHFCIQFPLIFGTYHFTEYFNIPYDWDAMPRWYILCAQCFGCAAIEDTWHYFLHRILHHKRIYKYIHKVHHEFTSPFGMQAEYAHPLETLILGAGFFIGIMVFCNHLVLMWAWVMVRLLETIDVHSGYDIPLNPLHLLPFYAGARFHDFHHMNFVGNYASTFTWWDRIFNTDSQYNNYSDKIKATTEKKVK, from the exons ATGGCTTCCAACGACAGTACCGGAATCCTGAGCTCTGCTTACATTGCTGCTGAATATATAGACACGCTCTTACCGGACAATCCGTTGCAGCCATCTTTTAAGTATGCCTGGAACTACATGATGGATAATTACACAAAGTTTCAGATTGCAACCTGGGGGTCTCTGCTAGTCCATGAGCTAATCTACTTCCTCTTCTGTCTGCCTGGCTTTCTTTTCCAGTTCTTACCTTTCATGCAAAAGTATAAAATACAGCAG gATAAACCAGAGACATGGGAAAGTCAGTGGAGATGCTTCAAAATGCTCCTTTTTAATCATTTCTGCATTCAGTTTCCTTTGATTTTCGGCACTTACCATTTTACAGAGTATTTTAACATACCCTATGACTGGGATGCAATGCCACGATG GTACATTCTGTGCGCCCAGTGTTTCGGGTGTGCAGCGATTGAAGATACCTGGCATTATTTCCTTCACAGAATCCTTCACCACAAACGCATATACAAATACATTCACAAAGTGCACCATGAGTTCACT TCCCCTTTTGGGATGCAAGCTGAATATGCCCATCCGTTGGAAACCCTAATACTCGGTGCTGGGTTTTTCATTGGGATCATGGTGTTCTGCAATCACCTCGTTCTCATGTGGGCATGGGTGATGGTTAGACTGCTGGAAACAATTGATGTTCACAG TGGCTATGACATTCCTCTGAACCCCTTGCACCTCTTACcattttacgccggcgcccgctTTCATGATTTTCATCACATGAACTTCGTTGGTAACTACGCCTCAACGTTCACATGGTGGGACAGAATCTTCAACACAGACTCACAGTACAACAACTACAGCGATAAAATCAAGGCAACAACAGAAAAGAAGGTAAAATAA